The sequence ACCAAGGACGCGCAGACGGTGTCCGACCAGCTCGTCGCCGCCGTCCAGACGGGCGACGGCGCCAAGGCGTACGCGCTCGGTGGCGCCGACTTCCGCGCGGTCGCGACCGAGGCGGACGTGAACGCGATCGTCGAACGCATCTCGCCGCTCGTGAGCGGCGCCAAGGTGTCCCTCGACGGCAAGTCGATCAACGCCGGCACCGACCACGGCAAGGTCGCGGTCTTCAACTACACGCTCACGGGCGGCAAGCAGCCGCGGGTCTACTTCAAGACGCAGATCCAGGAGTCCGACGGCGCCTGGAAGGTGCTGAGCTTCCGCAGCGCGGACGGCCCGCTCAGCAGCGACGTCGAGTAGCGCGCGTCTCGCGGGCCGGCTCAGATGTCGCTCTGGAGCGCGCTGAACCTCACGACGGGGACCGCGTCGAGCGCCTTCCAGGAGTTCGACGCGCGTACGGCGGCCGCCCACGGCTCGACGTGCCCGGCCCAGGCGGCGATCTCCGCGTGCTCCTCGTCGCTCGTGTCCGCGCGTGGCGGCCCGCCGTAACCCCAGCGCTGCGCCTGCGGGACGCGGCCCGCGGGCACGCCGCCGGTCTGGAGGTCCAGGCCGAACAGGTGCATGCCCAGGTACTCCTCGTCGGGGTCCTCGAATGAGAACTGGCGGCGGAAGGACACGACGAAGACCTCCGTGTCGCCCTGGCCGTACACGGCCTCGACGCCGCTCTCATGCAGCAGCAGGTCCGCGTCCTGGTGATCGGGCAGGACCCATGGCTCGCCCTCGACCTCGATCTCGCGATCGACGGGCGCCCCCGCCACCGCGCAGAACGCCTCGAGCAGCCGCTCGTGGTCGGCGGAGTGCCCGGACAGCGTCGCGCTGCCCTCGAAGGTGCCGCGTTCGAACGGGATGCCCGCCCGGTCGAGCTCGGCGGCGAACGCGTCGATCACCTTGAACGGGTTCATCGCCGCGATGTATACCGGTCCCTCCGGCGGCCCTCGGCCCGGCTGGAACACGGGGCCGAGCCGAGGGCGTCTCCAAGTTCGTGCCGCTCGCCCCGGCCCGGCGGGGAGCGGGCCGGGCCGGGGCGTCGTCAAGTTCGTTCCTCCGCCCCGGTCCGGTGAGAGGAGCACCGGACCGGGGCACGTCCTGGGGAGGGAAAGCTCGCCCGGCCACCGCTCGGTGCGGTGGCCGGGACT comes from Solirubrobacter pauli and encodes:
- a CDS encoding ABC transporter permease; this encodes MSATFEPAPSFPPAQPPAPRKRSWVKIGLIIGASVIAAIVALVVALVLFVNASTKDAQTVSDQLVAAVQTGDGAKAYALGGADFRAVATEADVNAIVERISPLVSGAKVSLDGKSINAGTDHGKVAVFNYTLTGGKQPRVYFKTQIQESDGAWKVLSFRSADGPLSSDVE